From a single Capsicum annuum cultivar UCD-10X-F1 chromosome 12, UCD10Xv1.1, whole genome shotgun sequence genomic region:
- the LOC107849944 gene encoding uncharacterized protein LOC107849944 — MAKDQTVFFSFRSCCCILVLLSAISSIPLLYWSYFFGYDYYSYIQTTVNNKKEPINLLRFPNAWNHLVFSSVPPQRLLKIALFVKKWPAEHHAGGLERHALTLHLALAKRGHELHIFTASSSNLSFPLYPTMNNPHFHISRPTAAGYLDQAIVWKQFQAENASGRPFDVIHTESVGLRYTRSKNLNNLAVSWHGIAYETIHSDIIQVLLRNTTEDPAESHALTERVKKVIEEVKFFPNYAHHVATSDHAGDVLKRIYMIPEERVHVILNGVNEDIFKPNVSKGNDFRSNLGIPESKSIIVGLAGRLVKDKGHPLMFEALQQVFKENSTFRDSVIVLVAGNGPWGIRYKGLGSNNVMVLGPLEQDQLAGFYNVIDVFINPTLRAQGLDHTLLEAILTGKPLIATKLASITGSIIVNKEMGYTYAPTVKELKKVLYKVWEDGREILQKKGKFARERGMKLFTATKMAAAYERLFLCISGDEKQADNYCIYQPQFI, encoded by the coding sequence ATGGCAAAAGATCAAACTGTTTTTTTCAGTTTTCGATCTTGTTGCTGCATTCTTGTTTTACTTTCTGCCATCTCATCCATTCCTCTCCTCTACTGGTCTTATTTCTTTGGCTATGACTATTATTCCTATATTCAAACGACAGTGAACAACAAAAAGGAACCAATTAATCTCCTTAGATTCCCAAATGCTTGGAACCATCTTGTCTTTTCATCAGTACCACCTCAAAGACTCCTTAAAATTGCTCTGTTTGTCAAGAAATGGCCTGCTGAACATCATGCTGGAGGACTTGAACGACATGCTCTAACACTGCATCTCGCCTTAGCTAAACGTGGCCATGAGCTTCATATCTTCACAGCTTCATCCTCCAACTTATCCTTTCCTTTATATCCAACAATGAACAATCCACATTTTCACATCTCGAGGCCTACTGCTGCCGGATATTTAGACCAAGCCATTGTTTGGAAGCAATTTCAAGCAGAAAACGCGTCAGGTAGGCCCTTTGATGTGATTCACACAGAGAGCGTAGGCCTCAGGTATACTAGATCGAAAAACCTGAATAATCTTGCAGTTAGCTGGCATGGAATTGCCTATGAAACTATACATTCTGATATCATACAGGTGCTTCTACGAAATACTACTGAAGATCCTGCGGAGTCACATGCTCTGACTGAAAGAGTGAAAAAGGTAATTGAAGAGGTAAAGTTTTTCCCAAATTACGCTCACCATGTTGCCACGAGTGATCATGCCGGAGATGTACTTAAAAGGATCTATATGATACCTGAAGAACGCGTTCATGTCATACTAAATGGTGTTAATGAGGACATATTCAAGCCTAATGTTTCAAAGGGCAATGATTTCAGGTCCAATCTTGGAATCCCAGAATCAAAGTCCATAATCGTGGGGTTAGCCGGGAGGTTGGTTAAAGATAAAGGACATCCTTTAATGTTTGAAGCTTTACAACAAGTTTTCAAGGAAAACTCAACATTCAGGGACAGTGTCATTGTACTCGTTGCTGGAAATGGTCCATGGGGTATTCGATACAAAGGCCTTGGATCGAATAATGTGATGGTTTTGGGTCCTTTAGAACAGGATCAACTAGCAGGATTCTACAATGTAATAGATGTATTCATAAACCCAACATTAAGAGCTCAGGGTTTGGATCACACCCTGTTGGAAGCTATCCTAACAGGTAAGCCCTTGATAGCAACGAAACTTGCCAGCATTACTGGATCGATTATCGTTAACAAAGAGATGGGCTATACATATGCACCTACAGTAAAGGAACTGAAGAAGGTTTTGTATAAGGTTTGGGAGGATGGAAGGGAAATTCTACAGAAGAAAGGTAAATTTGCTAGGGAGAGGGGTATGAAGTTGTTTACTGCTACCAAAATGGCTGCAGCATATGAAAGGCTTTTTCTTTGTATCTCAGGGGATGAAAAACAAGCAGACAACTATTGTATTTATCAACCTCAGTTTATTTGA